In a single window of the Diachasmimorpha longicaudata isolate KC_UGA_2023 chromosome 16, iyDiaLong2, whole genome shotgun sequence genome:
- the Para gene encoding sodium channel protein para isoform X23, with amino-acid sequence MSDDYSSLSEERSLFRPFTRESLAAIETRIAEELAKQKELEAKRAQGEGGYGRKKKKKETRYDDEDEDEGPQPDPMFEQGAPIPVRLHNEFPPELASTPLEDIDTFYHNQRTFVVISKGKDIFRFSATDALWFLDPFNPIRRVAIYILVHPLFSLFIITTILVNCILMIMPTTPTIESTEVLFTGIYTFESAVKVMARGFILQPFTYLRDAWNWLDFVVIALAYVTMGIDLGNLAALRTFRVLRALKTVAIVPGLKTIVGAVIESVKNLRDVIILTMFSLSVFALMGLQIYMGVLTQKCIKNFPEDGSWGNLTGENWERFNKNSTNWYVDDNGNMPLCGNSSGAGMCAPGYICLQGYGGNPNYGYTSFDTFGWALLSAFRLMTQDYWENLYQLVLRSAGPWHMLFFIVIIFLGSFYLVNLILAIVAMSYDELQKKAEEEEAAEEEAIREAEEAALARENKIAAQAAAREAAAAQAAADAIVKSPSDFSCHSYELFVGQEKGNDDNNKERMSIRSVESISEYRVRPINNNHSAAAKVRKVSAASLSLPGSPFNLRRGSRGSHQFTIRNGRGRFVGSSGGDRKPLVLSTYLDAQEHLPYADDSNAVTPMSEENGTIVIPVHYPSLGSRHSSYTSHASRLSYTSHGDLLSGIANAGKQMTKESRLRSRSARQGNGHTPEPMQNQKLQHHHDVEMEDPLGKNKQQDNPFIESSQPHAVVDMKDVMVLNDIIEQAAGRQSRASEQGDDDEEGPTLKEKLISGFFQGIDMFCDWKCCGPWIKFQDFVAMIVFDPFVELFITLCIVVNTLFMALDHHNMDPEMERILKSGNYFFTATFGIEAAMKLIAMSPKFYFQEGWNIFDFIIVALSLLELGLEGVQGLSVLRSFRLLRVFKLAKSWPTLNLLISIMGRTVGALGNLTFVLCIIIFIFAVMGMQLFGKNYTDNVDRFPDGDLPRWNFTDFMHSFMIVFRVLCGEWIESMWDCMLVGDVSCIPFFLATVVIGNLVVLNLFLALLLSNFGSSNLSAPTADNDTNKITEAIDRIARFIAWVKRNVRNVFKMMRAKFTNQISDQAPDGIDRDCSRDLADGELDGYRDKKSAKEFNNQLEVAIGDGMEFTIHDLRNKLRRDRLSINNTKAIENSINHRDYRLDHDYITHHDEDTISNKSYGSHENRFNSERSHKGSVDSLDGEEKKDASKEDLEGDDLEDDGENGEDEELEEEGDIVIQADEDIIEGDGDYPHDCCPDHCYKRFPFLAGDDDAPFWQGWANLRLKTFQLIENKYFETAVITMILLSSMALALEDVHLQARPILQDILYYMDRIFTVIFFLEMLIKWLALGFAKYFTNAWCWLDFIIVMVSLINFVASLCGAGGIQAFKTMRTLRALRPLRAMSRMQGMRVVVNALVQAIPSIFNVLLVCLIFWLIFAIMGVQLFAGKYYKCVDMNKTTLSHEIIPDRNACIAENYTWENSPMNFDHVGKAYLCLFQVATFKGWIQIMNDAIDSRDLGKQPIRETNIYMYLYFVFFIIFGSFFTLNLFIGVIIDNFNEQKKKAGGSLEMFMTEDQKKYYNAMKKMGSKKPLKAIPRPRWRPQAIVFEIVTDKKFDMIIMLFIGLNMLTMTLDHYQQTDTFSNVLDYLNMIFIVIFTSECLMKIFALRYHYFKEPWNLFDFVVVILSILGLVLSDIIEKYFVSPTLLRVVRVAKVGRVLRLVKGAKGIRTLLFALAMSLPALFNICLLLFLVMFIFAIFGMSFFMHVKDKSGLDDVYNFKTFGQSMILLFQMSTSAGWDGVLDGIINEEDCLQPNNEIGYPGNCGSSTIGIAYLLSYLVISFLIVINMYIAVILENYSQATEDVQEGLTDDDYDMYYEIWQQFDPDGTQYIRYDQLSDFLDVLEPPLQIHKPNKYKIVSMDIPICKGDLMFCVDILDALTKDFFARKGNPIEETGELAEVQTRPGEVGYEPVSSTLWRQREEYCARLIQNAWRKHKQNRLGGPSEESDDPDTDPRVRQTAVLVESDGFVTKNGHRVVIHSRSPSVTSRTADV; translated from the exons ATGTCCGACGATTATTCCTCCTTATCAGAAGAACGAAGTTTGTTCCGTCCGTTCACGCGGGAATCCCTGGCTGCTATCGAGACTCGCATTGCCGAAGAACTTGCCAAGCAGAAGGAGCTTGAAGCTAAAAGAGCACAAGGCGAG GGTGGTTATGGAcggaagaaaaagaaaaaagaa ACCCGTTATGACGACGAAGACGAGGATGAGGGTCCACAGCCAGATCCGATGTTTGAACAAGGGGCGCCAATTCCAGTCCGACTGCACAACGAATTTCCCCCTGAGCTGGCCTCCACGCCCCTTGAAGACATCGATACCTTTTATCATAATCAAAGG ACGTTCGTGGTCATCAGCAAGGGGAAGGACATATTCAGATTCTCGGCGACGGATGCGCTATGGTTCCTCGATCCATTCAATCCAATACGACGGGTGGCCATTTATATCCTGGTCCACCCGCTCTTTTCCCTATTCATCATCACCACTATTTTGGTTAACTGCATACTCATGATTATGCCAACCACGCCCACCATCGAGTCAACCGa AGTGTTATTTACGGGCATCTACACATTTGAGTCCGCCGTTAAGGTGATGGCGAGGGGTTTCATTCTGCAGCCTTTTACCTATCTTAGAGATGCATGGAATTGGCTCGACTTCGTAGTTATAGCTTTAGC TTATGTGACGATGGGCATAGATCTAGGCAACCTTGCCGCTCTCAGGACATTTCGAGTCCTCCGAGCCTTGAAGACTGTCGCTATTGTACCAG GTCTCAAAACCATTGTCGGCGCTGTGATAGAGTCAGTTAAAAATCTGCGCGATGTGATAATCTTAACAATGTTCTCCCTGTCCGTCTTTGCGTTGATGGGCCTCCAGATTTACATGGGGGTTTTGACGCAAAAGTGTATAAAGAATTTTCCGGAGGACGGATCCTGGGGCAATCTTACCGGTGAAAATTGGGAGagattcaacaaaaattcaa CAAATTGGTACGTCGATGACAATGGGAACATGCCGTTATGTGGAAATTCCTCCGGTGCAGG aaTGTGTGCACCCGGTTATATATGTTTGCAAGGATACGGTGGTAATCCAAACTACGGATACACGAGTTTCGATACATTTGGCTGGGCCCTCTTGTCTGCCTTTCGGTTGATGACTCAGGATTACTGGGAGAATCTCTATCAACTTGTATTGAGATCAGCTGGACCATGGCACATGCTGTTCTTCATTGTTATCATATTCCTTGGTTCATTCTATCTAGTGAATTTGATTCTCGCTATTGTCGCCATGTCGTACGATGAGTTGCAGAAAAAAGCAGAAGAGGAAGAGGCAGCTGAAGAAGAAGCCATAAGA GAAGCCGAGGAGGCGGCATTGGCACGAGAGAACAAGATAGCGGCGCAGGCTGCCGCAAGAGAAGCTGCAGCTGCTCAAGCTGCTGCTGATGCCATTGTCAAGTCACCATCGGACTTTTCGTGCCACAGTTACGAACTATTTGTTGGCCAGGAGAAGGGTAATGATGACAACAATAAGGAGAGAATGAGCATACGCTCGGTGGAATCAATAAGCGAATATCGAGTCAGGCCCATCAACAACAATCACAGCGCCGCAGCCAAAGTTCGTAAAGTCAGCGCT GCAAGCCTTAGCCTGCCAGGCTCACCATTCAATCTCCGAAGAGGTAGTCGTGGAAGCCATCAATTTACCATTCGCAATGGCCGGGGTAGATTCGTTGGTTCATCTGGTGGCGATAGAAAGCCACTTGTACTGTCTACATACCTAGATGCCCAAGAACACTTGCCTTATGCAGACGATTCAAATGCTGTCACACCAATGTCCGAGGAAAATGGAACGATCGTTATACCGGTCCATTATCCAAGTCTTGGATCACGTCATTCGTCCTATACGTCACATGCCTCAAGATTATCATATACGTCCCATGGCGATCTGTTGAGCGGTATCGCCAATGCTGGTAAacaaatgaccaaggagagCAGACTTCGGAGTAGATCTGCTAGACAGGGCAATGGTCACACACCCGAGCCAATGCAGAATCAGAAGCTACAGCATCATCAT GATGTGGAAATGGAAGATCCATTGGGTAAGAACAAACAGCAAGACAACCCATTTATCGAGTCTTCTCAGCCACACGCCGTTGTCGACATGAAAG ATGTTATGGTCCTGAATGATATTATTGAACAAGCCGCTGGGCGGCAGAGCAGAGCATCAGAACAAGGAG ACGACGACGAAGAAGGTCCAACATTGAAGGAGAAATTGATATCAGGGTTTTTCCAAGGAATCGATATGTTTTGTGACTGGAAGTGCTGTGGGCCATGGATCAAATTTCAGGATTTTGTTGCAATGATTGTCTTCGATCCATTTGTAGAATTGTTCATTACACTGTGCATCGTAGTTAATACTCTGTTCATGGCACTTGATCACCATAATATGGATCCGGAGATGGAGAGAATACTTAAATCTGGAAATTAC ttttttaccGCAACATTTGGCATCGAAGCTGCCATGAAACTTATTGCTATGAgtccaaaattttatttccaagagggatggaatatttttgattttattatcGTTGCACTTTCGCTACTGGAGTTGGGCCTCGAGGGAGTTCAAGGACTTTCTGTACTGCGTTCATTCAGATTG TTGAGAGTGTTCAAATTAGCTAAATCATGGCCAACGCTAAATCTGTTGATATCAATCATGGGAAGAACTGTGGGTGCATTGGGTAACCTGACATTTGTGCTGTGCattattatattcatatttgcCGTTATGGGAATGCAATtgtttggtaaaaattatacGGACAATGTTGATCGATTTCCCGACGGAGATTTACCGAGATGGAATTTCACGGATTTCATGCACTCATTTATGATCGTATTTCGAGTGTTGTGCGGTGAGTGGATCGAGTCCATGTGGGATTGTATGCTGGTTGGTGATGTCTCCTGTATTCCGTTCTTTTTGGCTACTGTCGTCATCGGAAATTTGGTC GTCCTCAATCTCTTCTTGGCGTTGCTCTTGAGCAACTTCGGTTCATCGAATCTGTCAGCACCAACTGCCGACAATGACACGAATAAAATAACCGAGGCAATTGACAGGATAGCACGTTTTATAGCATGGGTCAAACGTAACGTACGGAATGTGTTCAAAATGATGCGGGCCAAATTCACCAATCAGATATCCGATCAGGCGCCAG ATGGAATTGATCGTGACTGCAGTCGGGATCTTGCTGATGGTGAACTGGATGGATACAGAGATAAGAAAAGTGCTAAAGAGTTCAATAATCAGCTGGAAGTTGCTATTGGCGATGGAATGGAATTTACGATACAcg AtctgagaaataaattaaGAAGGGACAGGCTGAGCATTAACAACACGAAAGCTATCGAGAACTCGATAAACCACCGGGATTACCGACTCGATCATGATTATATTACTCACCACGATGAGGATACGATCAG CAACAAATCATACGGCAGCCATGAAAATCGCTTCAACAGTGAGAGAAGTCACAAAGGAAGTGTGGATTCTCTGGACGGAGAGGAGAAGAAGGACGCCAGCAAGGAAGATCTCGAGGGTGATG ACCTAGAAGACGATGGTGAGAACGGCGAAGACGAAGAGCTGGAGGAGGAGGGTGACATCGTCATCCAGGCTGACGAAGACATAATCGAGGGCGATGGAGACTACCCCCACGATTGCTGTCCCGATCACTGCTACAAGAGGTTTCCATTCCTCGCTGGCGATGACGACGCACCCTTCTGGCAGGGCTGGGCCAATCTTCGTCTCAAAACATTTCAGCTCATTGAGAACAAGTACTTCGAAACAGCTGTTATCACAATGATTTTGCTTAGCAGTATGGCATTG GCTCTCGAGGATGTTCATCTGCAAGCAAGACCAATTCTTCAAGACATTCTGTACTACATGGACCGTATCTTCACTGTCATATTCTTCCTGGAGATGTTGATCAAGTGGTTGGCGCTTGGATTCGCCAAGTACTTCACAAACGCCTGGTGTTGGCTTGATTTCATCATCGTAATG GTGTCGCTCATTAACTTCGTAGCGTCGCTATGTGGCGCGGGCGGAATTCAAGCCTTCAAAACAATGAGGACCCTAAGGGCCCTAAGGCCACTCAGGGCGATGTCTAGAATGCAGGGGATGCGG GTGGTGGTGAACGCCCTGGTCCAGGCTATCCCGTCCATCTTCAACGTACTCCTTGTCTGCCTGATATTCTGGCTGATTTTTGCCATCATGGGAGTACAGCTGTTTGCTGGAAAGTATTACAAG TGTGTCGACATGAATAAAACAACTCTCAGTCATGAAATCATTCCCGATCGTAACGCATGTATCGCCGAGAACTACACCTGGGAAAATTCACCAATGAATTTCGATCATGTTGGGAAAGCTTACTTGTGTCTATTTCAAGTCGCTACCTTCAAAGGGTGGATTCAAATAATGAATGATGCTATTGACTCCCGAGAC CTTGGAAAACAACCGATCCGCGAGACAAACATTTACATGTATCTCTACTTTGTATTCTTCATTATATTCGGATCATTTTTTACCCTGAATCTGTTTATCGGAGTCATCATTGATAACTTCAATGAGCAAAAGAAAAAAGCCGGTGGTTCCCTAGAAATGTTCATGACTGAGGATCAGAAGAAGTACTACAATgctatgaaaaaaatgggaagtAAAAAACCTCTCAAGGCTATACCACGGCCAAGG tggCGACCTCAAGCGATAGTGTTTGAAATAGTGACGGACAAAAAGTTCGATATGATAATCATGTTGTTCATTGGTCTCAACATGCTGACCATGACACTAGATCACTATCAACAGACAGATACATTCAGCAATGTGCTTGATTACTTGAACATGATATTCATTGTGATATTCACCAGCGAGTGTTTGATGAAGATATTTGCTCTACGCTATCACTACTTCAAGGAGCCCTGGAATCTCTTTGATTTTGTTGTtgttatattatcaatattag GATTGGTGCTGAGTGACATTATTGAAAAGTACTTTGTATCACCGACACTCCTCCGAGTGGTGAGAGTGGCCAAAGTGGGTCGTGTACTACGTCTTGTCAAGGGTGCTAAGGGCATAAGGACACTACTGTTTGCCCTTGCCATGTCTCTGCCAGCTCTATTCAACATTTGCCTCCTGCTTTTCCTTGTTATGTTTATCTTTGCCATATTTGGAATGTCATTCTTCATGCACGTTAAGGATAAAAGTGGTCTTGATGACGTGTATAATTTCAAAACTTTTGGACAGTCGATGATACTGCTGTTTCAA ATGTCGACATCGGCCGGTTGGGATGGCGTGCTAGACGGTATAATAAACGAAGAGGATTGCCTACAGCCGAATAATGAAATTGGCTATCCTGGCAATTGTGGCTCCTCAACAATTGGAATTGCATACCTGCTATCGTATCTCGTCATCAGCTTCCTAATCGTCATCAACATGTATATCGCAGTGATATTAGAGAATTACTCACAAGCGACCGAAGATGTTCAGGAGGGATTGACCGATGATGACTACGATATGTACTATGAAATATGGCAGCAATTCGATCCAGATGGTACACAGTACATTAGATACGACCAGCTCTCCGATTTCTTGGATGTACTTGAGCCACCCTTGCAAATACACAAACCGAACAAGTACAAGATCGTGTCGATGGATATCCCCATATGTAAGGGAGATCTTATGTTTTGCGTGGATATCCTCGATGCCCTCACCAAAGACTTTTTCGCTAGAAAGGGTAATCCTATTGAGGAAACTGGAGAGTTGGCCGAAGTACAGACACGACCTGGTGAAGTTGGTTATGAGCCAGTATCATCGACACTatggagacagagggaggaaTATTGTGCAAGATTAATTCAAAATGCCTGGCGTAAGCACAAGCAAAATCGTCTTGGTGGACCAAGTGAGGAGAGCGATGATCCTGATACTGATCCAAGGGTCAGGCAAACAGCTGTACTCGTTGAGAGTGATGGTTTTGTTACTAAAAATGGACATCGTGTTGTTATACACAGCCGTTCACCAAGTGTAACATCACGCACTGCGGACGTCTGA